GCAACACTCATAACGGTTCAGTCTGGAGGCTCCATTCATCCAATTCGTGCACAACAGGGCAGTTCGCCACAGGCCCTTGCTATTCGGGTCGCCGTGGTTATGTAATCGAGCGCCCGCGGAGCCGTCCTCCGGCTCGGCAGGGCCCCGGAACACCCCGACGGTGGTGAGGAGCCGACGGCTACGGATGGCACGGTGGAGGTCCAGGACGGCGCTCTCGCCATCCTCGCGCTCCTTGGAGCTGACCTCGGTGAGCTTGATGCAGTACTTCACCACCTCGCGAACGGCACCCTCTATGCTCCTCTCCTCGTCGGCGTGCACGGCGCGGATGTCGACCACGTAGCTGTCGCCAGTGATCTCCCCCCAGGCCTCGGACACGCAACATTGATTGAGGGCGTGTGGACACCACGGCTTCCCATGCGCGCACGTGGGGCCGCTGTCGTCGAGGCGCCGGCCTCGCAGGCAGGTGCAGGATGGCCGGGCCACCAGCACGTGGAGGTGGGGATGCCACCGCCCCGAGCCCTTCCCACGCTTGATCTCGATTGTCCCGACGCAGCCGAGCACTTGGTCCCACAGCTTCCGCTGGCGCAGCCTGCGGGAGTCCCGCCAGCAGCGGCTCACCGAGCCGTCCAGGACCTCGCTGTCGCGGTAGGTCAGGGTCAGCAGGGCGTAGCGCGTGATCCCCCGGCCGCGGAGTTGCCCGATCATCTCGTGGACCCGGGCCGCCAGCTTCCGGCTCCGCACCTTCGCGCGGTGGTGGCACAGCCGGTTCGTGCACAGGTCGGCCCCACCATGGAACGGACGGGCGTGGGGGTCGCACTCACAGTTCGGCGCCCGGAAGATCAGGTTCTCGCCGCAGTGGGTGATCCGGTGTCCGAGGCGGCGCTCCTCCTTCGTCGCGC
This DNA window, taken from Candidatus Dormiibacterota bacterium, encodes the following:
- a CDS encoding protein rep, which gives rise to MGRGLQVKGATKEERRLGHRITHCGENLIFRAPNCECDPHARPFHGGADLCTNRLCHHRAKVRSRKLAARVHEMIGQLRGRGITRYALLTLTYRDSEVLDGSVSRCWRDSRRLRQRKLWDQVLGCVGTIEIKRGKGSGRWHPHLHVLVARPSCTCLRGRRLDDSGPTCAHGKPWCPHALNQCCVSEAWGEITGDSYVVDIRAVHADEERSIEGAVREVVKYCIKLTEVSSKEREDGESAVLDLHRAIRSRRLLTTVGVFRGPAEPEDGSAGARLHNHGDPNSKGLWRTALLCTNWMNGASRLNRYECC